In Erigeron canadensis isolate Cc75 chromosome 1, C_canadensis_v1, whole genome shotgun sequence, a single window of DNA contains:
- the LOC122598029 gene encoding alkaline/neutral invertase A, mitochondrial-like, whose product MASCSCIGISTIKPTTYSRMILIGYKRSSIFGFRIPDSSPAINSSKSRFKLHRYRGIHSCCSSIYNSGGKVLGFRNVVDSNRKGFCGSGSNYNRFSRLVSKVASDYRSHSTSVESHVKDTSWEKIYIQGGLNVKPLVIDKVDKKEGNQEKVLDDSLLGVNVETRARNELSEIEKEAWTLLRGSIVDYCGSPVGTVAAADPADKLPLNYDQVFIRDFVPSALAFLLNGEGEIVKNFLLHTLRLQSWEKTVDCHSPGQGLMPASFKVRSVPLDGKPGEYEDVLDPDFGESAIGRVAPVDSGLWWIILLRAYGKITGDYSLQERVDVQTGIRLILKLCLTDGFDMFPTLLVTDGSCMIDRRMGIHGHPLEIQALFYSALRCSREMVTVNDATKDLMAAINNRLSALSFHIREYYWVDMKKVNEIYRYKTEEYSTDAINKFNIYPEQIPSWLVDWFPESGGYLIGNLQPAHMDFRFFTLGNLWSIVSSLGTPKQNDGILNLIEEKWDDLVANMPLKICYPALEYEEWRIITGSDPKNTPWSYHNGGSWPTLLWQFTLACIKMKRPGLARKAIALAEKRLSSDKWPEYYDTRFGRFIGKQSRLYQTWTIAGFLTSKKLLENPELASKLFWEEDFELLENCVCGLGKHGRKKCSRSAARSQIVP is encoded by the exons atgGCTAGTTGTAGCTGTATTGGAATATCGACAATTAAGCCAACAACTTATAGTAGGATGATTCTAATTGGTTATAAAAGATCTTCTATTTTCGGTTTTCGAATACCTGATAGCTCACCGGCGATTAATTCGTCGAAATCGAGATTTAAGCTGCATAGATATAGAGGGATACATAGTTGTTGTAGTAGTATTTACAATAGTGGTGGTaaggttttagggtttagaaACGTAGTTGATTCGAATCGGAAGGGTTTTTGTGGTTCCGGTTCGAATTATAATAGATTCAGTAGGCTTGTATCTAAAGTAGCCTCGGATTATAGGAGTCATTCAACGTCGGTTGAGTCACACGTTAAGGATACTAGTTGGGAAAAGATTTACATTCAAGGGGGTTTGAATGTGAAACCTTTAGTGATTGATAAGGTGGATAAGAAAGAGGGAAATCAAGAGAAAGTGTTGGATGATAGTCTTTTGGGTGTAAATGTTGAGACTAGAGCGAGAAATGAACTTTCTGAGATTGAGAAAGAGGCTTGGACATTGCTTAGAGGGTCGATTGTGGATTATTGTGGCAGTCCAGTTGGAACGGTTGCTGCGGCTGATCCTGCTGATAAGCTGCCGTTGAACTATGATCAGGTGTTTATTCGGGATTTTGTTCCTTCGGCGCTTGCTTTCTTGCTTAATGGAGAAGGAGAGATTGTCAAGAACTTCTTGCTGCATACTCTCCGATTGCAG AGTTGGGAAAAGACAGTTGATTGCCACAGCCCCGGGCAAGGGTTGATGCCAGCTAGCTTTAAAGTCCGAAGTGTGCCGCTTGATGGAAAACCTGGGGAATATGAGGATGTTTTGGATCCTGATTTTGGTGAATCAGCAATTGGGCGTGTTGCCCCTGTTGATTCTG GTTTATGGTGGATTATACTATTAAGAGCCTATGGAAAGATCACGGGCGACTACTCTTTGCAAGAGAGGGTGGATGTCCAAACAGGAATAAGATTGATACTCAAATTGTGCTTGACTGATGGGTTTGACATGTTTCCCACTCTTTTGGTGACCGATGGCTCCTGCATGATTGATAGAAGGATGGGTATTCATGGCCATCCTCTTGAAATTCAA GCCCTATTCTACTCGGCTCTACGCTGCTCACGAGAGATGGTCACCGTCAATGATGCAACAAAAGATCTTATGGCAGCCATCAACAACCGTCTGAGTGCCCTCTCTTTTCACATTCGTGAATACTATTGGGTTGACATGAAAAAGGTCAATGAAATCTACCGTTATAAGACAGAGGAATACTCTACTGATGCCATCAACAAATTCAACATTTATCCAGAACAGATTCCATCTTGGTTGGTAGACTGGTTTCCTGAATCTGGTGGCTATCTTATTGGCAACTTACAACCAGCTCACATGGATTTTAGGTTCTTCACCCTTGGGAATCTGTGGTCCATTGTTTCCTCATTGGGAACACCTAAACAGAATGATGGGATATTGAACCTGATTGAAGAGAAATGGGACGACCTTGTAGCAAACATGCCTCTCAAGATCTGCTATCCTGCACTTGAGTACGAAGAATGGCGTATAATTACAGGAAGTGATCCTAAGAACAC TCCCTGGTCATATCACAATGGAGGATCTTGGCCTACACTCCTTTGGCAG TTCACACTTGCTTGTATCAAGATGAAGAGACCAGGACTTGCAAGAAAAGCAATTGCTTTAGCTGAGAAGAGACTCTCTTCAGATAAATGGCCCGAATATTATGATACAAGATTTGGAAGATTCATCGGGAAACAATCACGGCTGTATCAAACATGGACAATTGCTGGCTTCCTTACCTCGAAGAAGTTACTGGAGAACCCTGAGTTGGCATCAAAGTTGTTTTGGGAAGAGGATTTTGAACTTCTCGAGAACTGTGTGTGTGGTCTCGGAAAGCACGGAAGAAAGAAATGCTCTAGATCTGCTGCAAGATCTCAAATTGTACCTTAG
- the LOC122585956 gene encoding gibberellin 2-beta-dioxygenase 2-like, with protein MVVATQMNPIRIEKIREVEIPVIDLSDKKSKVAKLIVKACEEYGFFKVINHGVPNHIIQNMEHESFEFFDKPLPEKKRVGSANPFGYGCKNIGLGGDTGELEYLLLQANQQDHFNIINNSKFSCAVSSYVEGVKELACEILELIAKGIGGGVPLSFFSNLVRSFDSDSLLRLNHYPHLSDTSHSFQRGSSTIGFGEHSDPQILTLLRSNGVGGLQISLGNGVWVPVSPDPHAFCVNIGDVLQAMTNGRFTSVRHRAMANTLPDRSRLSMVYFGAPPPEALITCPPELLKQDEPLYRAFTWAEYKSHTYAHRLGVNRLDHFRIA; from the exons atggttGTAGCAACTCAAATGAATCCAATTCGGATCGAAAAGATCCGAGAAGTGGAGATACCGGTTATCGATCTTTCGGATAAAAAGTCTAAAGTGGCTAAGCTCATTGTAAAGGCTTGTGAAGAATATGGTTTTTTTAAGGTGATTAACCATGGTGTCCCTAATCACATTATACAAAATATGGAACATGAAAGCTTTGAGTTCTTTGATAAACCATTACCCGAAAAGAAACGGGTCGGATCCGCTAACCCATTTGGTTATGGTTGCAAGAACATTGGTCTTGGTGGTGACACAGGAGAGCTTGAATATCTTCTTCTTCAAGCTAATCAGCAAgatcatttcaatatcattaATAATTCTAAattcag TTGTGCAGTGAGTAGTTATGTGGAAGGTGTGAAGGAGTTGGCATGTGAGATATTGGAATTGATAGCCAAAGGTATAGGGGGTGGTGTCCCACTCTCATTCTTCAGCAATCTGGTCAGAAGCTTTGACAGTGACTCTCTCTTGAGGCTAAATCACTATCCACATCTCAGTGACACGTCACACTCCTTCCAACGTGGCAGCAGCACCATTGGCTTTGGAGAACACTCTGACCCTCAGATCTTGACTCTCCTTAGATCCAACGGTGTGGGTGGCCTTCAGATATCTTTGGGAAATGGCGTCTGGGTCCCTGTTTCTCCTGACCCACATGCCTTCTGTGTCAATATTGGTGATGTCTTGCAG GCTATGACCAACGGAAGGTTTACAAGTGTGAGACATCGAGCAATGGCTAACACATTACCTGACCGGTCTAGATTGTCCATGGTCTACTTTGGTGCGCCTCCACCAGAAGCACTAATCACTTGCCCACCTGAACTACTCAAGCAAGATGAGCCGCTTTATAGAGCATTCACTTGGGCAGAATACAAGTCACATACCTATGCTCATCGTCTTGGTGTAAACAGGCTTGATCATTTCAGGATTGCCTGA